CAGTCGGGATAAGCGCCATCCTGGCGTATCAGAGTTTTGAGGCTTTGGGCCTGCAGGCCTTTGGCGCCTTTTCCGCTGACCCCACTAAACTTACCAATAACGGGCATGACGATTCATACGGTTATGGGGCAAGGATCGGCTACCTCGGTGAAGTACTGCCGGACCTGTACCTGGGGGCATCGTATCAGACCAAAATCCTCATGAGCAAACTCGACAAGTATGCGGGGTTATTTGCCGAACAGGGTGATTTTGATATCCCCTCCAACTGGACTGTTGGCCTTGGATATAAAGTTAATCCTGCGGTGACCCTGCTGCTGGATGTTCAGCGTATAAATTACAGTGATGTCAACTCTGTAAGCAATCCGTTTATCCCCAATATCAAGACCAGTTACCTCGGCAACGACAGTGGTGCAGGCTTTGGCTGGGAAGACATGACGGTGTACAAGTTTGGTCTTCAGTGGCAGAGCAGCAGGGACTGGACGTGGCGTGCCGGTTACTCCATTGGCGATCAGCCCGTCCCTGGCAGTGAAGTCCTCTTTAATATTCTTGCCCCCGGTGTTATCAAGCAGCACGCAACCTTGGGTTTCACAAAGGCTTTTGACAATAACCGTGAACTGAGTGCCTCGCTTATGCGTGCCTTTTCAAACAGTATCAGCGGGCCCAATCCATTGGACCCCGGGCAGGATATAGAGCTTGAAATGAATCAGTGGGAGTTATCCGTTGGTTATTCCTGGAAGTTTTAATCTGCACAACCGGAAAACAGTTCTGTAACTTCTTCAGGAGAGGGAGTCATTCCCTCTCCTGAAGGGAGGGTTTCTGACCTTAAAAACCCTCCCTTAACCGGGGTCTCTCCTATAAAGCATCAGAGTTTTTTTCCTTTTCTTGTTAACACCTGTTATGTCATTATAACAATCATTGTCTGAAAGTGTTAAAATAAGATATGTTTTATTGTGTCTCAATCTTGAGGGTAAGTTGCTTAAGCTAATCTTCTGTAAAGAAGCGCAGTCTTTTCCAGGCTTGTTGTCTTTCTTCACCGGGTCGTGCCCGGCCGCAGTGCCTTGCCGTATTTGCAGGATGCCGGGCAGGTCAGGGGGGTTGAGCTAACAAAGTATGTGGCTTGAGATAATCCTTATCTTTTTGTTCATTCTCTTTAATGGCTTCTTTGCAGGGTCTGAAATAGCGGTTGTTACTGCAAGGAAGACACGGGTCAGTGAACTGATTAAAGAGGGTAATCCCAATGCCCTCATTCTTAAAAAACTTCAGTCAGACCCTGACAGGTTTCTTGCCACAGTGCAGATAGGCGTGACCCTTGTGGGTGCCATGGCATCTGCAATCGGCGGCGCCACTGCAGTAAAAGTCTTTCAGCCCATGATTGCGAAAGTGCCCCTCGGGATCGTTTCCACTTACAGTGAGGCGATTTCAATCGGCCTTGTGGTTGTTGTCATATCATATCTCTCCCTTGTTATAGGCGAGCTGGTCCCGAAGTCCATAGCCCTTATGAACCCTGAAAGGTTTGCCCTGATCATTGCGCGACCGGTTTACGGTTTTTCCCGTCTCTTTTCGTTTTTTGTCAGTATCCTGACCTTCAGCACCAATATTATATTAAAACCCCTTGGCGGAAAACCCTTTACACAGAGGAGTTTTGTGACAGAGGAGGAGATAAAACTGCTTATCAAGGAGGGACGTGACAGGGGGGTTTTTGAGCCGGAAGAAGAGGAGCTGATTCACGGGGTGTTTGAGTTCACAGACCTTTCCGTAAAGGAAGTGATGGTTCCCCTGACAAAGGTAGTCGCCTTTTCTGTTGATACCCCCATTCAGGAGATACTTGATACCATTTCAGAGGAACAGTATTCAAGATACCCTGTCTATTACAGGGAGAAGTCGAACATCAAGGGCATCCTCTATGCCAAGGATGTCTTCAGGAAGGTCTCGGCAAAGGAGACCATAGATGTCAGGAAACTACTGCGTGCACCTTTCTTTGTACCCGAGTCCATGAAGATCAGCGCACTGCTGAGGCAGATGCAGCGCAAGGGCATACACATAGCAGTGGTGGTGGACGAATATGGTGCTGTGACGGGGATTGTTACCATAGAGGACCTGATCGAGGAGATAGTCGGAGAGATAAGGGATGAGTTTGATGAGGAAAAACCGGTTATAAAGCTGAGAGACGGTTCATTCCTGATAGATGCCTCCATTGCCATCAGGGACCTCAAGGACGACTATGGCATTGAGATCCCTGCCTCGCCTGATTATGACACCATGGGCGGGTTTGTTATCACCAGGCTTCAGCGGATTCCCTCTACTGGTGAGACCTTCAATGCCGACGGCTGGAATATCAGGATAGTCCAGATAATCGGCAAGAGAATAGCCAGGGTTATCCTGAGGCCGCTCAAAGACACCGAGGCCGGCAAGAAGGACAGCGGGGATGATGAATAATAATGAGTCAGGCTGCCTTCCTTGTGGTTATTCCCTTAATGATGTCTTTATTCTTTTGCCATGCCTTTTGAAGATCATAATTTTTTTGTGCATTGAGCCAGAAATCAGCGCTCATCCCAAAATACTTGGAAAGCCTCAAGGCCATATCGGGAGAAACAGCCCTTTTGCCATTGACGATTTCGTTGACCGTTCTGAAAGATGTCTTTAATTCTCTGGCAAGTTCCTTCTGGGTAATTCCGAGTGGTTTCATCAGATCATCCAGTAGAATTTTTCCTGGATGAATCGGTTCTCTCTTAAGCATAAACATTGCGGTCCTCCTATTTATGATAGTCAGTTATTTCGACGTCATACGCATTGCCGTTGGAAAAGTTAAAAACAATGCGCCATTGATCATTGATTCTTATACTGTACTTTCCTTTCATTTTGCCCTTCAATTGTTCAAGCCTGTTCCCTGGAAAAACTTTCAAATCTTCAAGCTGTGCAGCGGCATTTATTTGTTCCAATTTTCGTAATGCCGTACTAATTATATTTTGGGGCAATTTCCGGCTTTTTCCTGTCAAGTATAATTTTTCACTTTCCTTGTCATAAAAATCCTTAATCACACTAACAATATAACGCATATAGTTATATTTGTCAAGTCCAAAAGGTCGTCTAAGGAGTCAGCATTTTTGAGTTGTGACAGAAGGCATTCAATCTTCATATACTCCAGAGGGGAGAAGAAATGCAGGATTGCTCTTTATGCTTACTGCATCATTTTGTTAGCACGAACAAAAGAGAAGAAAAAGTCCTTTCAAGCATATTTTCATCCTGTACCAATTAAATTTAGCCCCGGCCTATCCCTCCCTTTTTTTGAATACCATGATCCCGATGGAGAAAAGCACAGCGAAGTAGAACATCAGGAGCAGCATCTGTGGCAGCAGGTCCAAAAGTCCCAGGTTTTTCAGATACACTCCGTGAATTATCTTCATAAAGTGCATGGTGGGATAGAGATGTGCCACCACCTTTGCCTCTCCCTCAAGGTTTGCCACAGGGATCAGGAGGCCTGAGTAGAGGAACGCCGGGATTACAGTTGCAATAATCGTGACTATCTGGGCAGATATCATTGTCCTTGTTACAGAGGAGACGAGGAGACCGATGGATACATTAATGAGCATATAGATGAATGCGCCGGGGATAAGATTAATAATATGCCCTTTCATGGGTATATGGAAGAGGAACTTCACGGTTAATACAATTACCGTGAAGTTGATGGAGGAGATGATCAGATAGGGTATGATCTTTCCTGTCAGGAACTCCCATTTCTTTATTGGTGAGGAGTATATATTGTAGATGGTCCCAAACTCCTTTTCCCTTGTTATGGCAAGGGCTGTCAGCACGGCGGGGTTCATCAGGAGCACAATGGCTATGAGCCCGGGGATAAGGGCGTAGCTGCTCTGGAGTGATTCGTTGAAGAAATAGCGCGTCTCTGCCTTTATGGGTTGAGGGAGCTGTCCGGTATATCCTGAGCGGATCAGCTTTTTCTCCATAATCTCCCTGTTAAATGCGGCCATGGTTGCCTCGGCATAGCCCTTTACAGTGAGTGCCCTGTACGGATACCCGCCATCAATCAGAAACTGGACATCCGCAGTATCGCCCCTGTATATCTTCCTGGAGAAGTCCGGGGGTATGACCAGTACCGCCCTCAGGGAGCCGTTGGTCAGAAGACGGTCTGCCTCGGCAGGGTCAAAAAGCTCCTCCCTCAGTTCAAAGTATCTGCCCTTGAATTTTTCTACAAGCCTGGCGCTCAACTGACTGTGGTCCTGGTCAATGTAAGCAAAGGGCATAT
This window of the Nitrospirota bacterium genome carries:
- a CDS encoding hemolysin family protein, which gives rise to MWLEIILIFLFILFNGFFAGSEIAVVTARKTRVSELIKEGNPNALILKKLQSDPDRFLATVQIGVTLVGAMASAIGGATAVKVFQPMIAKVPLGIVSTYSEAISIGLVVVVISYLSLVIGELVPKSIALMNPERFALIIARPVYGFSRLFSFFVSILTFSTNIILKPLGGKPFTQRSFVTEEEIKLLIKEGRDRGVFEPEEEELIHGVFEFTDLSVKEVMVPLTKVVAFSVDTPIQEILDTISEEQYSRYPVYYREKSNIKGILYAKDVFRKVSAKETIDVRKLLRAPFFVPESMKISALLRQMQRKGIHIAVVVDEYGAVTGIVTIEDLIEEIVGEIRDEFDEEKPVIKLRDGSFLIDASIAIRDLKDDYGIEIPASPDYDTMGGFVITRLQRIPSTGETFNADGWNIRIVQIIGKRIARVILRPLKDTEAGKKDSGDDE
- a CDS encoding type II toxin-antitoxin system RelE/ParE family toxin; the encoded protein is MIKDFYDKESEKLYLTGKSRKLPQNIISTALRKLEQINAAAQLEDLKVFPGNRLEQLKGKMKGKYSIRINDQWRIVFNFSNGNAYDVEITDYHK
- a CDS encoding outer membrane protein transport protein; the protein is MRQKGFSSLKGPLLCSVIMIVAMFSFVASAYATNGYFAHGYSIKNKALAGAGVALPMDALTATTNPAGMVFVGNRVDAGLTLFMPSREYTVRGTPSGPPAFGLTPGTVKSGSEMFVIPSVGVNWMLNESSSAGVSVYGNGGMNTDYDTNTFYGSSPTGIDLMQLFITPTYSVKLTPKHAVGISAILAYQSFEALGLQAFGAFSADPTKLTNNGHDDSYGYGARIGYLGEVLPDLYLGASYQTKILMSKLDKYAGLFAEQGDFDIPSNWTVGLGYKVNPAVTLLLDVQRINYSDVNSVSNPFIPNIKTSYLGNDSGAGFGWEDMTVYKFGLQWQSSRDWTWRAGYSIGDQPVPGSEVLFNILAPGVIKQHATLGFTKAFDNNRELSASLMRAFSNSISGPNPLDPGQDIELEMNQWELSVGYSWKF
- a CDS encoding HigA family addiction module antitoxin, which gives rise to MLKREPIHPGKILLDDLMKPLGITQKELARELKTSFRTVNEIVNGKRAVSPDMALRLSKYFGMSADFWLNAQKNYDLQKAWQKNKDIIKGITTRKAA
- a CDS encoding ABC transporter permease, with translation MKKVFAVAVKEVREIWRVRLFLVLAFGVPFVMFIVFGYGISLDVEHMPFAYIDQDHSQLSARLVEKFKGRYFELREELFDPAEADRLLTNGSLRAVLVIPPDFSRKIYRGDTADVQFLIDGGYPYRALTVKGYAEATMAAFNREIMEKKLIRSGYTGQLPQPIKAETRYFFNESLQSSYALIPGLIAIVLLMNPAVLTALAITREKEFGTIYNIYSSPIKKWEFLTGKIIPYLIISSINFTVIVLTVKFLFHIPMKGHIINLIPGAFIYMLINVSIGLLVSSVTRTMISAQIVTIIATVIPAFLYSGLLIPVANLEGEAKVVAHLYPTMHFMKIIHGVYLKNLGLLDLLPQMLLLMFYFAVLFSIGIMVFKKREG